The uncultured Methanomethylovorans sp. genome contains a region encoding:
- a CDS encoding GDP-mannose 4,6-dehydratase — MNILVTGGSGFIGRWVVKRLLEDDNRVWVLDDMSNGHLENLDDLRANPNLNVTIGDIKDTALLSKLFSNNFDICIHLAASIIVQDSIDYPRKTFENDVVGTFNVLEEAKKTNTKFVFMSTCMVYDTASVGSAISELHPTKAASPYAGAKLAGENMVQSYYYAYGLPTVIVRPFNTYGPYQKSTGEGGVVSIFIQKDLNGDVLNIYGNGTQTRDLMYVEDCAEFVVQAAYSDAGNGNILNAGLGEDITINDLAALVCKDAGRIKHVKHIHPQSEIPKLVCDYSKAKRVLGWEPKTSLKEGIEVFRQWMKDTTNQ; from the coding sequence ATGAACATATTGGTAACAGGTGGCTCTGGTTTTATAGGAAGATGGGTTGTCAAACGCTTGCTTGAGGATGATAATCGCGTATGGGTTTTGGACGACATGTCAAATGGCCACCTTGAAAATCTTGATGATTTAAGGGCTAATCCAAATCTCAATGTGACAATTGGCGACATAAAGGATACAGCATTATTGTCTAAACTATTTAGTAATAATTTTGATATCTGTATTCATCTGGCAGCCAGCATCATTGTACAGGACAGCATAGATTATCCCAGGAAGACTTTTGAGAATGATGTAGTAGGTACATTCAATGTTCTTGAGGAAGCAAAGAAAACCAACACCAAATTTGTTTTCATGAGCACTTGCATGGTCTATGATACTGCATCTGTGGGCAGTGCTATATCAGAGCTTCATCCCACGAAAGCTGCATCTCCATATGCTGGTGCTAAGTTAGCAGGAGAGAATATGGTACAATCATATTACTATGCATACGGCTTGCCTACTGTTATAGTGCGTCCTTTCAATACTTATGGACCTTACCAGAAATCAACTGGAGAAGGGGGCGTTGTTTCCATATTCATACAGAAGGATCTAAATGGGGATGTGCTAAACATCTATGGGAATGGAACACAAACAAGGGATCTGATGTATGTAGAAGACTGTGCAGAGTTTGTGGTGCAGGCTGCATATTCGGATGCAGGTAATGGGAATATTTTAAACGCGGGTCTTGGTGAGGATATCACAATAAACGACCTTGCTGCACTTGTGTGTAAGGATGCTGGCCGGATAAAACATGTTAAACATATTCATCCCCAGAGCGAGATCCCAAAGCTGGTGTGTGATTATTCTAAAGCCAAAAGAGTGCTGGGATGGGAGCCAAAGACATCTCTTAAAGAAGGGATCGAAGTATTCAGACAATGGATGAAGGATACAACAAATCAGTGA
- a CDS encoding transposase produces the protein MEFRELSDDQWKFIKPHLPPQPITGRKRADDRKVINGILFVLITGCRWGDMPAIYGSQATAWRRLKRWSEEGIWNEIMESLRDSAYQKGKFSLDTVCIDSSFIETKKGEMTPRTTVTRKEKA, from the coding sequence ATGGAATTCAGAGAACTCTCTGATGATCAATGGAAGTTTATAAAGCCACACTTGCCACCACAACCAATTACCGGAAGAAAGAGAGCTGATGACCGTAAGGTCATCAATGGTATTCTCTTTGTTCTGATAACAGGTTGCAGATGGGGAGATATGCCAGCTATTTATGGTTCCCAGGCAACTGCCTGGAGAAGGCTGAAAAGGTGGTCAGAGGAAGGTATATGGAACGAGATAATGGAATCCCTTCGGGATTCCGCTTACCAGAAAGGTAAGTTCTCATTGGATACAGTGTGTATCGATAGCAGTTTCATCGAAACTAAAAAAGGGGAGATGACTCCTCGTACAACGGTCACAAGAAAAGAAAAGGCATAA
- a CDS encoding UDP-N-acetylglucosamine 4,6-dehydratase family protein, with protein sequence MSIFKGKKILVTGGTGSLGKELVRHLLWNEQPEIIRVFDVDETEQFEFQHELKGYEDSVRFLLGDVRDKERLSRAVEDIDIIFHTAALKHVMACEYNPFEAVKTNVLGMQNIIDVAIDNNVSKIIFTSSDKAVNPSNTMGATKLLAEKLVTSANFYKGARDCVFSSVRFGNVMGSRGSVIPLFRQQIKAGGPLTITDPTMTRFMMSMSQAVELVLRSVDMAQGGEVFIFKMPTVKISDLAEVMIEELAPRYSHKPQDIQIEIIGTKPGEKMYEELMTEDEASRSLERDDMFIILPEIEDELTKINKSAYAATSIRSKDYVSKDAVPITRDEVRAILKKDEII encoded by the coding sequence ATGTCTATATTTAAAGGCAAAAAGATCCTCGTTACAGGTGGCACTGGTTCTCTTGGAAAAGAGCTTGTACGCCATCTTTTATGGAATGAACAACCGGAAATTATTCGGGTATTTGATGTCGATGAAACTGAGCAGTTTGAGTTCCAACATGAGCTTAAGGGCTATGAAGACTCTGTTCGTTTTCTACTTGGTGATGTTAGGGATAAGGAGCGTCTTTCCCGTGCAGTGGAGGATATCGATATAATATTTCATACAGCTGCTTTAAAGCATGTTATGGCATGCGAGTACAATCCGTTTGAGGCAGTTAAGACTAATGTTCTTGGGATGCAAAATATTATTGATGTTGCAATTGACAATAATGTCAGCAAAATTATTTTCACAAGCAGTGATAAAGCAGTAAATCCTTCCAACACAATGGGAGCAACAAAATTATTGGCTGAAAAGTTGGTCACATCGGCTAATTTCTACAAAGGTGCACGAGATTGTGTATTTTCAAGTGTTCGTTTCGGTAATGTAATGGGATCCCGTGGTTCTGTGATCCCTTTATTCAGACAGCAGATAAAGGCTGGAGGCCCATTAACAATCACTGATCCTACCATGACTCGATTTATGATGTCGATGTCACAGGCGGTTGAGCTTGTACTTAGATCAGTTGATATGGCACAGGGCGGTGAAGTTTTCATATTCAAAATGCCTACAGTTAAAATCTCAGATCTTGCAGAAGTAATGATAGAGGAACTTGCACCTAGGTATTCTCACAAGCCACAGGATATTCAAATTGAGATAATAGGTACAAAACCTGGTGAGAAGATGTATGAGGAACTCATGACCGAAGACGAAGCATCCAGATCACTTGAAAGAGATGATATGTTCATCATATTGCCTGAAATTGAAGATGAGTTGACAAAAATCAATAAATCTGCGTACGCTGCAACTTCTATCAGGTCAAAGGACTATGTATCAAAGGATGCTGTGCCTATTACTAGAGATGAGGTCAGAGCAATCCTTAAAAAGGATGAAATAATTTAA
- a CDS encoding isocitrate/isopropylmalate family dehydrogenase yields the protein MKIAVVEGDGIGKEVIPAAIEVLDALSLPIEKLPVELGYGKWEKTGSAITDEDLKILKECDCILFGAITTPSDPNYKSVLLTIRKELDMYANIRPIKPIDGIRGVTGRNDFNLVIVRENTEGMYSGIEEIHEDVAYTKRVITRKGSTRIAEYACKLAKNRQNRVEIVHKSNVLKSDRLFLDVCQQTALSQQVEYHDTLVDSMAYNLITHPNRYDVVVTTNLFGDILSDMAAALVGGLGLVPSANIGKKHAFFEPVHGSAPDIAGKSIANPIAAILSMKMMLEWYELTDKANIVQDAIEYVINQNNVTPDLGGKATTSEVGQAIANRVKQLIG from the coding sequence ATGAAAATTGCAGTTGTAGAAGGAGATGGAATAGGAAAAGAAGTCATACCTGCAGCTATAGAAGTGCTGGATGCCCTTTCCCTGCCTATAGAAAAGTTACCTGTTGAGCTGGGATATGGAAAATGGGAGAAGACTGGCTCCGCTATCACAGATGAAGACCTTAAAATCCTGAAGGAATGCGATTGTATACTATTTGGTGCAATTACAACACCATCCGATCCGAATTATAAGAGTGTACTCCTTACAATAAGAAAGGAGCTTGACATGTATGCCAACATCCGTCCAATTAAACCTATTGATGGTATTAGGGGCGTTACCGGGCGCAATGATTTCAATCTAGTAATAGTTAGGGAAAATACAGAAGGCATGTACTCCGGCATAGAAGAGATACATGAAGATGTAGCATACACTAAAAGGGTTATTACCCGCAAAGGTTCTACACGAATAGCCGAATATGCCTGTAAACTTGCCAAAAATAGGCAAAACCGTGTTGAGATTGTTCACAAATCAAATGTGCTTAAATCAGACAGATTATTTCTAGATGTGTGCCAGCAAACTGCTTTGTCCCAGCAGGTAGAATACCACGACACTTTGGTGGATTCTATGGCTTACAACCTTATAACACACCCTAACAGATACGATGTTGTAGTGACCACAAATCTGTTTGGGGACATATTAAGCGATATGGCTGCCGCCTTGGTGGGGGGGCTTGGACTAGTACCAAGTGCTAACATCGGAAAAAAGCATGCGTTCTTTGAGCCTGTACACGGAAGTGCACCTGATATAGCTGGGAAAAGTATAGCTAATCCCATAGCTGCCATTCTGAGTATGAAGATGATGCTGGAATGGTATGAATTAACCGACAAGGCAAATATTGTGCAGGATGCCATAGAATACGTTATTAACCAAAATAATGTCACCCCGGACCTTGGAGGTAAAGCCACTACATCAGAAGTGGGACAGGCCATTGCAAACCGTGTTAAACAACTTATTGGCTGA
- a CDS encoding glycosyltransferase family 4 protein, with translation MRICLIADATSIHTLRWAEYFVNQGDEVHIVTYEPPKNELEGVKFHIIRSIFNNLYLDFFPRHLRMYLLIHKMKPDILHAHFISKFGFHAAFLGYRPLIMSAWGGDILVVPYWSKLLWYLTGISLRRTDMVYGVSKDICEKIVTNFRVSSSRVKLVPFGVDTKLFHPAAEKNIVGSNDLVVFSNRTFLEIYNIETLVNSIPLVVEKNPNIKFVIKGTGPLEDSLKSLVLELGVSQYVTFIGWVEYKEMAGLLHNCDIYVSTALSDGTPVSVLEAMACAKPCIVTDVGGVSEWIDDGLNGCLFTPRNPQELAQKILELAANSIKRDKFGKNALKVIEERGDWQRIMTDVRTQYKELVRGHEIH, from the coding sequence TTGAGGATATGTCTTATCGCAGACGCAACTTCGATACACACCTTACGGTGGGCAGAATATTTTGTTAATCAGGGTGATGAGGTACATATCGTTACGTACGAACCACCAAAGAATGAGTTAGAAGGAGTCAAATTCCATATTATAAGGTCTATTTTCAACAACCTGTATCTTGATTTCTTTCCACGTCATTTGAGAATGTATTTACTTATTCATAAAATGAAACCTGATATTCTACATGCACATTTCATATCAAAATTCGGTTTCCATGCAGCGTTCTTAGGTTACAGGCCTCTTATTATGAGTGCATGGGGTGGCGATATTCTGGTAGTGCCCTATTGGTCGAAGTTGCTATGGTATTTAACTGGCATCTCGCTTAGGAGAACAGATATGGTTTATGGTGTTTCCAAAGATATATGTGAAAAAATAGTCACTAATTTCCGGGTTTCTTCATCCCGAGTAAAATTAGTACCATTTGGCGTTGATACGAAGCTTTTTCATCCTGCTGCCGAAAAAAATATTGTGGGTAGCAATGATCTCGTTGTTTTTTCTAACAGAACTTTCTTAGAGATATACAACATTGAAACTCTCGTCAACTCGATACCTTTGGTAGTTGAAAAAAATCCGAATATCAAGTTTGTGATCAAAGGAACAGGTCCTCTGGAAGATTCTCTTAAATCTCTCGTTTTGGAACTAGGTGTATCGCAATATGTGACTTTCATTGGTTGGGTTGAATACAAAGAAATGGCTGGATTATTGCATAATTGTGATATCTATGTTTCAACTGCTCTTTCGGATGGTACTCCCGTTTCAGTACTAGAGGCAATGGCATGTGCAAAACCATGCATTGTTACAGATGTGGGCGGTGTAAGTGAATGGATAGACGACGGATTAAATGGCTGTCTTTTTACTCCCAGAAACCCTCAGGAGCTAGCTCAAAAGATATTGGAACTCGCTGCAAACTCTATTAAAAGAGATAAATTTGGAAAAAATGCTCTCAAGGTCATAGAAGAAAGAGGAGATTGGCAAAGAATAATGACAGATGTACGAACACAATATAAGGAATTGGTGAGAGGGCATGAAATACACTAA
- a CDS encoding NAD-dependent epimerase/dehydratase family protein, which translates to MKYTNAAVTGSTGFIGSHLTAKLREKGINIFEISRSSSQIDITSWDQVKNIPAQDVLFHLAGVTNISLSFENPHHVYINNVVGTLNMLEWCRKNEVTKMVYLSTFVYGIPQYLPLDEKHPATPTNPYSTSKLLAEELCQAYCRDYGLNVAILRLFNVYGPGQKPDFVIPRVIEQFPSGKVQLGASTPRRDFVYVDDVVDSIVSASISEIRGFEIFNIASGISYSIKEIASELSSLYSEETGNQVSINYSDVLKKGDVLDTVANIEKSKIILNWYPKIDIKTGLFKTLRAYLDEHKG; encoded by the coding sequence ATGAAATACACTAATGCTGCTGTTACTGGCAGTACAGGGTTTATAGGGTCACATCTTACTGCTAAATTACGGGAAAAGGGCATTAATATTTTTGAAATATCCAGATCTTCCAGTCAGATCGACATTACTTCCTGGGATCAGGTAAAGAACATTCCTGCACAAGATGTTCTGTTTCATCTGGCAGGGGTTACAAATATTTCCCTTTCTTTTGAGAATCCGCATCATGTATACATTAACAATGTTGTTGGAACCCTTAATATGTTGGAGTGGTGCAGGAAGAACGAAGTTACGAAAATGGTATATTTGAGCACTTTTGTATATGGTATTCCCCAATATCTCCCTTTAGATGAAAAACACCCCGCTACACCTACAAATCCCTATTCTACCAGTAAACTTCTTGCTGAAGAATTATGCCAGGCGTATTGCCGGGACTATGGTCTTAACGTTGCGATACTTCGTCTTTTTAATGTATACGGGCCAGGACAGAAACCTGACTTTGTTATCCCACGGGTCATTGAGCAATTCCCATCAGGTAAAGTGCAATTAGGCGCCTCTACTCCGAGAAGAGATTTTGTGTACGTGGATGATGTAGTTGATTCAATTGTTAGTGCCTCTATTTCAGAAATACGTGGCTTTGAGATATTTAATATTGCAAGTGGTATTAGTTATTCAATAAAAGAAATAGCATCAGAATTATCATCCCTTTATTCCGAAGAAACTGGTAATCAAGTTTCTATCAACTATAGTGATGTCTTGAAAAAAGGGGACGTACTTGATACTGTTGCAAACATAGAAAAATCTAAGATTATATTGAACTGGTATCCAAAGATAGATATAAAAACAGGATTATTCAAAACACTGAGGGCGTATCTGGATGAACATAAAGGATAA
- a CDS encoding 3-isopropylmalate dehydratase small subunit yields the protein MEKIIKGKTWVFGDDIDTDVIIPGKYLRTTDMQVFADHAMEGINPDFSKKVKPGDIIVGGNNFGCGSSREQAALALKYAGVACVVARSFGRIFFRNSINVGLPLMEADVQCKEGDEMEVDLENGKVTLNGKQYTGNKLPEFLLEILNDGGLVSHRKAMQGKK from the coding sequence ATGGAAAAAATAATTAAAGGAAAAACGTGGGTATTTGGAGATGACATCGACACAGATGTCATAATACCCGGAAAATATTTGCGTACTACTGATATGCAGGTGTTTGCAGATCATGCAATGGAAGGTATTAACCCGGATTTTTCGAAAAAGGTAAAGCCTGGAGACATAATAGTAGGCGGTAATAACTTCGGTTGTGGTTCTTCAAGGGAACAGGCCGCATTAGCACTTAAGTATGCAGGAGTAGCCTGTGTTGTGGCCAGGTCATTTGGCAGGATATTCTTCCGTAATTCCATAAACGTTGGTCTTCCTCTTATGGAAGCCGATGTCCAATGCAAAGAAGGCGATGAAATGGAAGTAGACCTTGAAAATGGAAAGGTTACTCTCAATGGAAAACAATACACAGGAAATAAACTGCCAGAATTCCTTCTTGAAATACTTAATGATGGAGGACTTGTATCCCATCGTAAAGCAATGCAAGGTAAAAAATAG
- a CDS encoding sugar phosphate nucleotidyltransferase, producing MQAVILAGGKGKRLAPYTTILPKPLMPIDDMPILEIVLLQLKKNGFTKIVLAVGHLAGLIQAYCGDGSRWGLNITYSMENEPLGTAGPLSLIGGLEENFLVMNGDLLTNIDYSDLMKLHLEKNALATVSMYNKDVPISLGVLKLNDSGDIIDYIEKPTLTYKVSMGIYILNRKILDHIEKGKYLDFPVLIKKLIRENEKVVGYDFTGYWMDIGRHEDYSKVLEEFNSIRDELL from the coding sequence ATGCAAGCGGTAATTCTTGCTGGCGGCAAAGGTAAGCGTTTGGCACCATACACTACTATTCTGCCAAAACCCTTGATGCCTATTGATGACATGCCAATTCTGGAGATTGTATTGCTCCAACTTAAAAAGAATGGATTTACAAAGATTGTTCTTGCTGTTGGCCATCTTGCAGGGCTGATACAGGCTTATTGTGGCGATGGTTCCAGATGGGGATTGAATATCACCTATTCAATGGAAAATGAACCTCTTGGTACTGCAGGACCTTTATCCTTAATAGGTGGTCTTGAAGAGAATTTCCTGGTAATGAATGGTGATCTTCTGACCAATATTGACTATTCCGATCTGATGAAACTTCATCTAGAAAAAAATGCTCTTGCAACTGTTTCAATGTATAACAAGGATGTTCCTATAAGTCTCGGTGTCCTTAAGCTGAATGATTCAGGTGATATCATTGATTATATCGAAAAACCGACCCTTACTTATAAAGTTAGCATGGGCATTTATATTTTGAACAGAAAAATACTTGACCATATTGAAAAAGGTAAATATCTTGATTTCCCGGTCCTTATAAAAAAGTTGATCAGAGAAAATGAAAAAGTAGTAGGTTATGATTTTACGGGTTATTGGATGGACATAGGCCGCCATGAAGATTATTCTAAGGTGCTTGAGGAGTTCAATAGCATTAGAGATGAATTGTTGTAG
- a CDS encoding oligosaccharyl transferase, archaeosortase A system-associated, protein MSKDETAKRDLKGSIPYAIGVLISCLVAFYIRTIPKAKVFVAENFVKFSENDPWYHLRNVESMLHNFPHMLWFDAYTKYPLGTEQVYAPLFDMLLGIIIWILGLGNPSQELIYTVSAYYPVFIASLVVIATYFVTKWIFDRRVGLLAAILIALAPGQILSRSIIGFNDHHIAEVLFSTMTAAFLVMAIKVAREHPITFSSLKEAPIETIKPALPYFILTGVSMGAYTLTWKGALFFSLIIGIYITVQHVVDHMHGRTTDYLAVGGMIIFAVTLMMVLMVPELGGTKRTQEIGLMAGIVAFPLLTLLSTEMQKRKMNAKIYPLTILTGVMAVLLTSKIAFPSVYTMLIGVFGYFKRTGGGLTIGEASPLDLFDGSFYYYFAVMGFVSILGLAILTYEATKKKNTQEKTLLIVWTFMVLWAMLQQNRFSYYYAVNAAILSAYVGIKFMDLAGWKDLKLNNLMTTEKIKSKSAGKTKETAIHKLKPIHIISLIIVIVVLVLPNYSLATQQAQYVGGPGDEWLEALNWMRINTPDPGLDYYELYETPASGEVYPYPDTAYGVMSWWDYGDWIEVIGRRIPNANPFQQGIGGRRDSIEEENQPGASTFFTASSEEEATAVLKAIHPDENKMGARYIVSDVEMATGKFYAMSAWTLDTDNYYIPVQTDQGVMTVPGERYFNSMEAKLHIFDTNGLKHYRMVHESPGVTSSQSQEIGYKNVYNVLFGGKIKEENSGYVKIFEYVEGAKITGTAPAGENVTISTTISTSQGRSFTYSQTTTSDGTYSFIVPYSTEGPISGQTQFDVAPTQPYQISYGNVVKEVKVTENEVLQGNTVPVEA, encoded by the coding sequence ATGAGCAAAGATGAAACTGCCAAAAGAGATCTAAAAGGGAGTATACCCTATGCAATAGGGGTTTTGATCTCATGTCTTGTAGCGTTCTACATAAGGACCATTCCAAAAGCAAAGGTTTTCGTAGCAGAGAACTTTGTGAAGTTCAGTGAAAACGATCCTTGGTACCACCTGAGAAACGTGGAATCAATGCTGCATAATTTCCCCCATATGCTATGGTTCGATGCATATACCAAATATCCTCTTGGCACAGAACAGGTCTATGCACCTCTGTTTGATATGTTACTTGGAATAATAATATGGATACTGGGATTAGGAAATCCAAGTCAAGAACTCATTTACACTGTATCTGCTTATTATCCCGTATTTATAGCTTCATTGGTAGTTATAGCTACATATTTTGTAACTAAATGGATATTTGATAGAAGAGTAGGATTATTGGCAGCAATACTAATAGCACTTGCACCTGGCCAGATACTCTCAAGGTCTATAATAGGCTTCAACGACCACCATATCGCTGAAGTTCTGTTTAGTACAATGACAGCAGCCTTCTTAGTAATGGCAATAAAGGTTGCAAGAGAACATCCAATTACTTTCTCAAGCCTTAAAGAAGCACCTATTGAAACAATAAAACCTGCATTGCCTTACTTTATACTTACCGGAGTTTCAATGGGAGCCTATACACTTACCTGGAAAGGTGCTCTCTTTTTCAGTCTGATTATTGGTATTTACATCACAGTACAACATGTTGTTGACCATATGCACGGCAGAACTACGGATTACCTAGCAGTAGGTGGAATGATCATCTTTGCAGTGACTCTCATGATGGTCCTGATGGTACCAGAATTAGGAGGTACTAAAAGAACGCAGGAAATAGGTCTGATGGCTGGCATAGTGGCATTCCCATTGCTGACGCTTCTTTCTACTGAGATGCAAAAAAGAAAAATGAATGCGAAGATATACCCCTTGACCATATTGACTGGGGTTATGGCAGTCCTGCTGACCTCAAAAATTGCGTTTCCATCCGTATACACAATGCTCATTGGCGTCTTTGGATATTTCAAGAGAACAGGTGGAGGACTGACGATAGGAGAAGCATCACCTCTGGACCTGTTCGATGGATCTTTTTACTATTATTTCGCTGTCATGGGCTTTGTTTCCATTCTTGGACTTGCAATATTGACCTATGAAGCTACCAAAAAGAAGAATACACAAGAGAAAACGTTGCTTATAGTTTGGACATTCATGGTACTGTGGGCGATGTTGCAACAGAACCGTTTCTCCTATTACTATGCAGTTAATGCAGCGATACTTAGCGCATATGTTGGGATCAAGTTCATGGATCTGGCAGGCTGGAAAGATCTCAAACTTAATAATTTGATGACGACTGAAAAAATTAAATCGAAATCTGCAGGCAAAACAAAAGAAACTGCAATTCATAAACTTAAACCCATTCACATTATATCGCTTATTATAGTCATTGTTGTCCTTGTTCTGCCAAACTATAGCCTAGCAACACAGCAGGCACAATATGTTGGTGGACCTGGCGATGAATGGTTAGAAGCACTTAACTGGATGAGAATTAATACACCAGACCCTGGACTGGATTATTATGAACTATATGAAACACCTGCAAGCGGGGAGGTGTATCCATACCCGGATACAGCTTATGGAGTCATGTCCTGGTGGGATTACGGAGACTGGATCGAAGTAATTGGACGCAGGATACCAAACGCTAATCCATTCCAACAAGGTATCGGAGGACGCAGAGATAGTATAGAAGAAGAAAATCAGCCAGGTGCATCTACATTCTTCACAGCCTCTTCTGAGGAAGAAGCCACTGCAGTCCTTAAAGCCATCCATCCGGATGAAAATAAAATGGGAGCCAGATACATAGTATCTGATGTGGAGATGGCTACTGGTAAATTCTATGCCATGTCAGCATGGACACTTGATACCGATAATTATTATATACCTGTGCAAACAGACCAGGGAGTAATGACTGTACCTGGTGAAAGATACTTCAACTCTATGGAAGCTAAATTGCATATTTTTGACACTAACGGCCTCAAACATTATCGTATGGTCCATGAATCTCCCGGTGTCACCAGTTCCCAGAGCCAGGAGATTGGATACAAGAATGTATACAATGTTCTGTTCGGCGGAAAGATAAAAGAAGAGAACTCAGGTTACGTAAAGATATTTGAATATGTAGAAGGAGCAAAAATCACAGGAACTGCGCCAGCTGGCGAAAATGTGACGATAAGTACTACAATTAGTACCAGTCAGGGACGGTCATTTACATATTCACAAACAACAACCTCGGATGGTACATATTCATTCATAGTTCCGTATTCAACAGAAGGACCGATCTCCGGACAGACACAATTTGATGTGGCACCAACGCAGCCATACCAGATAAGCTATGGAAATGTGGTAAAAGAAGTAAAGGTTACCGAAAACGAAGTACTTCAGGGAAATACGGTACCAGTGGAGGCATAA
- a CDS encoding SDR family NAD(P)-dependent oxidoreductase, which translates to MNIKDKNVVVTGAGGFIPSHLTEELVRRGANVKALVHYNSRNDNGMLRLADQKLVEKVEIVHGDITDPYYVKQVTKDADVVFHLAALIGIPYSYIAPEQYVNVNIKGTLNVLQAALENGVGKVVHTSTSETYGTAIYTPIDESHPLQGQSPYSASKIGADKLAESYYLSFDLPVATIRPFNTFGPRQSARAVIPTIISQALVKDEIHVGSLDPVRDMTFVKDTVNGFIAVATSERSVGEVINVGTGKGHTIGDILSTILKIVDKENMKVTTDVQRVRPVKSEVMELICDNSKAKKLVDWEPQYTLEEGLRLTVDWFKGHNNLYDTKGYVV; encoded by the coding sequence ATGAACATAAAGGATAAAAATGTTGTAGTTACAGGTGCAGGTGGCTTTATTCCAAGCCACCTCACGGAAGAACTGGTTAGAAGAGGTGCCAATGTAAAGGCTCTGGTACATTATAATTCTCGCAATGACAATGGTATGCTGAGATTAGCTGACCAAAAGCTTGTTGAAAAAGTAGAGATAGTTCATGGGGATATCACTGATCCTTATTATGTAAAGCAAGTAACGAAAGATGCTGATGTGGTCTTCCATCTTGCTGCCCTTATTGGTATACCATATTCATACATAGCTCCTGAGCAATATGTCAATGTGAATATCAAAGGCACTTTAAATGTGCTTCAGGCAGCTCTTGAGAATGGTGTGGGAAAAGTTGTTCATACATCTACCAGTGAGACCTACGGAACAGCCATCTACACACCGATTGATGAATCTCATCCCTTACAGGGTCAATCCCCATATTCTGCCTCTAAGATCGGCGCAGATAAGCTTGCTGAAAGTTATTATCTCTCTTTTGATCTGCCGGTGGCGACCATAAGACCTTTCAACACCTTTGGTCCCCGTCAATCCGCAAGGGCAGTAATACCGACTATAATCTCTCAAGCACTGGTAAAGGATGAGATACATGTGGGTTCGCTTGATCCTGTTAGGGATATGACGTTTGTAAAAGATACTGTCAATGGTTTTATTGCAGTGGCAACATCTGAAAGGTCTGTGGGTGAAGTCATAAATGTAGGTACAGGGAAGGGTCATACAATTGGCGATATTCTTAGTACCATTCTCAAGATAGTTGACAAGGAAAATATGAAAGTTACAACAGATGTCCAACGTGTTAGGCCTGTAAAAAGTGAAGTAATGGAATTGATCTGTGATAATTCCAAGGCGAAAAAGTTGGTTGACTGGGAACCTCAGTACACTCTTGAGGAAGGTTTAAGGTTAACTGTTGATTGGTTTAAAGGACATAACAATCTCTATGATACAAAAGGATATGTGGTATAA
- a CDS encoding transposase, with the protein MHACVSCEGFPLTIQISSGKEHDRQHFIEVMEDIKVKTDGRPRTRPLEVLADAAYDDTEIKQYLRSRAIKSNIPINTRNSKRKKRGRPTRFDEETYYYRGTIERFFAWLKMGFRKLASRYERLNVVFKGLLDIACFLLCWKKV; encoded by the coding sequence ATCCATGCATGTGTAAGTTGTGAAGGTTTTCCACTTACAATCCAAATATCTTCTGGAAAAGAGCACGATAGACAGCACTTCATTGAAGTTATGGAGGATATTAAGGTTAAGACCGATGGAAGACCAAGGACAAGACCTCTTGAAGTTCTGGCAGACGCTGCGTACGACGATACAGAAATCAAGCAGTACTTAAGGTCCAGAGCTATCAAAAGCAACATACCGATCAATACAAGGAACAGTAAAAGAAAGAAAAGAGGAAGACCTACTCGATTTGATGAAGAAACATATTATTACAGAGGAACTATAGAACGATTCTTTGCATGGTTGAAGATGGGATTTAGAAAATTAGCAAGTAGATATGAACGTCTTAATGTGGTTTTCAAAGGATTGTTAGATATTGCATGTTTCCTGTTGTGTTGGAAAAAGGTGTGA